The proteins below come from a single Papaver somniferum cultivar HN1 chromosome 11, ASM357369v1, whole genome shotgun sequence genomic window:
- the LOC113323119 gene encoding uncharacterized protein LOC113323119 isoform X1 produces the protein MVLWEVTLATAYFLGLKKTYKLALQLQRRLIGPNHPRIRDFAYRRTRAVFDMAVTVHKKVQERDLEVGRNLGNWILRWLDRMKPSAQIRAIGPGKEPSSTGGNPAKHVPKHGQPQPPKSSGTSSYGSSDSKSKGRRLFTSSMSFLPKSRPTWMKRIQPYNPISSSTQYRNLSTSALGMSTITNGISRKEGVIRKDLMQWMLRN, from the exons ATGGTGTTATGGGAGGTGACACTAGCAACTGCGTATTTCCTTGGATTGAAGAAAACTTACAAACTTGCTCTTCAGCTTCAACGCCGTCTTATTGGCCCTAATCATCCCAGGATTCGAGATTTTGCTTACAG GCGCACACGTGCTGTTTTTGACATGGCTGTCACAGTTCATAAGAAAGTACAGGAAAGGGACCTTGAAGTTGGTAGGAATCTCGGAAACTGGATCCTACGCTGGCTAGATCGCATGAAACCATCGGCGCAGATCCGTGCCATTGGACCAGGTAAAGAGCCATCATCCACTGGTGGAAACCCAGCAAAACATGTACCAAAGCATGGCCAGCCACAACCTCCTAAGAGCAGTGGGACGTCCAGCTATGGAAGTTCAGATTCAAAGTCCAAAGGGAGAAGACTCTTTACCTCATCAATGAGCTTCCTGCCAAAATCTCGCCCTACATGGATGAAGAGGATTCAGCCATATAATCCTATCAGTTCAAGCACACAGTACAGGAATCTCTCCACCTCTGCGCTCGGTATGTCAACTATAACCAATGGGATTAGCAGAAAGGAAGGAGTAATTAGGAAGGATTTAATGCAGTGGATGTTAAGAAACTGA
- the LOC113322986 gene encoding protein disulfide isomerase-like 5-1, with protein MKKPSSYSQHHHLLLIVSIIIFSFVISTRSEVITLTPDTFSDKVKEKDTAWFVKFCVPWCKHCKNLGSLWEDFAKVMEGADEIEIGEVDCSTSKPVCTKVDIHSYPTFKIFYDGEEVAKYNGTRDVDSLKAFVLDEAEKAAANALLDSDKEL; from the exons ATGAAAAAACCGAGTAGTTACTCccagcatcatcatcttcttctaatcGTCTCAATAATTATCTTCTCTTTTGTGATTTCTACAAGATCGGAAGTTATTACCCTAACTCCAGATACTTTCTCTGATAAG GTGAAGGAAAAGGACACTGCATGGTTTGTGAAATTCTGTGTTCCATGGTGTAAACACTG TAAAAACTTAGGGTCACTTTGGGAGGACTTTGCGAAAGTCATGGAAGGAGCAGATGAGATAGAGATAGGAGAAGTGGATTGTAGTACTAGTAAGCCTGTCTGCACCAAGGTCGACATACATTCATATCCTACATTTAAAATCTTCTATGATGGGGAAGAAGTTGCAAAATATAACG GAACAAGAGACGTCGACTCGCTCAAAGCATTTGTTTTGGATGAGGCAGAGAAAGCAGCAGCCAACGCGCTGCTTGATAGTGATAAAGAATTGTAA
- the LOC113323120 gene encoding uncharacterized protein LOC113323120 produces the protein MNKKKIFKLAKGFRGRAKNCIRIARERVEKALQYSYRDRRTKKRDMRSLWIERINAGSRLHGVNYGNFMHGLIKENIQLNRKVLSEISMHEPYSFKALVDVSRQAFPGNKKIAEASPKKQGLQLLL, from the exons atgaataagaagaagatCTTTAAACTTGCAAAAGGGTTTAGAGGGAGAGCAAAGAATTGTATTAGAATAGCAAGAGAGAGAGTTGAAAAGGCTTTGCAGTATTCTTATAGAGATCGAAGaactaagaaaagggatatgcgATCACTCTGGATTGAACGTATCAATGCCGGTTCTCGCTTGCACGGA GTGAATTATGGAAACTTCATGCATGGGTTGATCAAGGAAAACATCCAGCTAAACAGAAAGGTGCTATCGGAGATATCCATGCACGAACCTTACAGCTTCAAAGCCCTAGTTGATGTCTCCCGTCAAGCCTTTCCAGGAAACAAGAAGATTGCTGAAGCCTCTCCCAAAAAGCAAGGCTTGCAGCTACTGTTATAA
- the LOC113323119 gene encoding uncharacterized protein LOC113323119 isoform X2: protein MVLWEVTLATAYFLGLKKTYKLALQLQRRLIGPNHPRIRDFAYRRTRAVFDMAVTVHKKVQERDLEVGRNLGNWILRWLDRMKPSAQIRAIGPGKEPSSTGGNPAKHVPKHGQPQPPKSSGTSSYGSSDSKSKGRRLFTSSMSFLPKSRPTWMKRIQPYNPISSSTQYRNLSTSALGKASPLICKEVL from the exons ATGGTGTTATGGGAGGTGACACTAGCAACTGCGTATTTCCTTGGATTGAAGAAAACTTACAAACTTGCTCTTCAGCTTCAACGCCGTCTTATTGGCCCTAATCATCCCAGGATTCGAGATTTTGCTTACAG GCGCACACGTGCTGTTTTTGACATGGCTGTCACAGTTCATAAGAAAGTACAGGAAAGGGACCTTGAAGTTGGTAGGAATCTCGGAAACTGGATCCTACGCTGGCTAGATCGCATGAAACCATCGGCGCAGATCCGTGCCATTGGACCAGGTAAAGAGCCATCATCCACTGGTGGAAACCCAGCAAAACATGTACCAAAGCATGGCCAGCCACAACCTCCTAAGAGCAGTGGGACGTCCAGCTATGGAAGTTCAGATTCAAAGTCCAAAGGGAGAAGACTCTTTACCTCATCAATGAGCTTCCTGCCAAAATCTCGCCCTACATGGATGAAGAGGATTCAGCCATATAATCCTATCAGTTCAAGCACACAGTACAGGAATCTCTCCACCTCTGCGCTCG GGAAAGCCAGTCCATTGATTTGTAAAGAGGTTCTCTGA
- the LOC113321001 gene encoding uncharacterized protein LOC113321001 yields MGRALLFQLVRSQAKQLLKPTHFQSGFHTRSLGTWTGSSVVKTNFDSALFLGSQKRWASYSRAKTAEDEDKISIGPRKSVEADGKASGIVYEGPISSTIKKVKLLSLSTCCLSVSLGPVITFMTAQDMNVIVKGAVASSVIFFSATTTGILHWFVSPYIHKLRWQPGSDSFEVEMMTWLATFVTKTIKFSDIRHAETNRPFVTFKANDEFYFVDTDHCHNKALLAKLTPQKQESAFKNL; encoded by the exons ATGGGAAGAGCACTACTTTTTCAACTCGTTCGTTCTCAGGCGAAACAACTTCTCAAACCTACTCATTTCCAGTcag GCTTTCATACTCGTAGTCTTGGAACATGGACTGGTTCATCAGTGGTGAAAACCAACTTTGATTCTGCCCTGTTCTTGGGTTCACAGAAGAGATGGGCTTCTTATTCTCGAGCCAAAACTGCTGAAGATGAGGACAAGATTAGCATCGGACCACGTAAAAGTGTAGAAGCAGATGGCAAAGCTTCTGGAATTGTCTACGAAGGCCCAATCTCATCTACAATCAAGAAAGTAAAGCTTCTTTCTTTGTCCACCTGCTGTCTATCAGTCTCTCTAGGCCCTGTCATTACCTTCATGACTGCACAAGACATGAACGTTATAGTTAAGGGTGCTGTTGCATCATCTGTCATATTTTTTAGTGCTACCACCACTGGAATTCTTCATTGGTTTGTAAGCCCTTACATTCACAAGCTAAGGTGGCAACCTGGTTCTGACAGCTTTGAGGTTGAGATGATGACTTGGTTGGCTACATTTGTTACAAAGACGATCAAGTTTTCTGATATCAGGCACGCAGAGACCAATAGGCCATTCGTGACGTTCAAGGCCAACGACGAGTTCTACTTTGTTGACACAGATCATTGTCATAATAAGGCTCTATTGGCGAAGTTAACACCACAAAAACAAGAATCTGCTTTCAAGAATTTGTGA